The following are from one region of the Veillonella nakazawae genome:
- the ylqF gene encoding ribosome biogenesis GTPase YlqF, with amino-acid sequence MADSPIVHWFPGHMAKATRMITEYIKKVDVVIELLDARIPRSSANPVITELVGQKPHIVLLNKVDLADPKATKEWTEFFTKQGITVLAIDSKSGKGNKKLISTVERLSKPIIDRWVAKGIRSRSVRTIILGIPNVGKSTLINSLAGSAATRTANKAGHTRGQQWVKIGKNLELLDTPGVLWPKLEDQRAAARLAMTGAVSDDVYDLEHVMKQLLNHLLTNTPNILVERYKLKEEEMTDVDTILESIGRRRGCLVSGGVVDFDKARRIILQDYRNTKLGTITLDKVDEEPYYPENGEDTQNG; translated from the coding sequence GTTATCGAGTTACTAGATGCGCGTATTCCTCGTTCTAGTGCGAACCCTGTAATTACTGAACTCGTTGGTCAAAAACCTCATATCGTACTGTTAAATAAAGTAGATTTAGCGGATCCTAAAGCCACAAAGGAATGGACCGAATTCTTTACTAAACAAGGTATCACAGTATTGGCTATCGATTCTAAGTCTGGCAAGGGTAATAAGAAGTTAATATCTACGGTAGAGCGTTTAAGCAAGCCTATCATCGATCGTTGGGTAGCTAAAGGTATTCGTAGCCGTTCTGTACGTACTATTATTTTAGGTATTCCAAATGTAGGTAAATCTACGTTGATTAACTCCTTAGCTGGCTCTGCAGCTACGCGTACAGCTAACAAAGCTGGTCATACACGTGGTCAACAATGGGTTAAGATCGGTAAAAACCTTGAACTACTTGATACACCAGGCGTATTATGGCCTAAATTAGAGGATCAACGCGCAGCGGCTCGCCTTGCTATGACGGGTGCTGTCTCTGATGATGTGTACGACTTAGAGCATGTAATGAAACAGCTATTAAATCATTTATTGACGAATACACCAAATATTTTGGTAGAGCGATATAAATTAAAAGAAGAAGAGATGACGGATGTAGATACGATTCTTGAAAGTATCGGTCGTCGTCGTGGTTGTCTCGTAAGTGGTGGTGTAGTAGACTTTGATAAAGCTCGCCGCATTATCTTGCAAGACTACCGCAATACTAAATTAGGTACAATTACTCTCGATAAAGTTGATGAAGAACCATACTATCCTGAAAACGGTGAGGATACACAAAATGGATAA